In Vibrio tritonius, the following are encoded in one genomic region:
- a CDS encoding cupin domain-containing protein has product MEITRSKKFTADKAWGAKLIANMDGITTRLHWTNEPYIWHINDGQEVFVVLDGVVEMWFKVDGLPQSTLLEVGDIFYASVGTEHVAHPQGEVRILVIEKEGSV; this is encoded by the coding sequence ATGGAAATCACGAGAAGCAAAAAGTTCACCGCTGATAAAGCATGGGGTGCAAAACTTATCGCCAATATGGATGGGATTACCACACGTCTGCATTGGACCAATGAACCGTATATCTGGCACATCAACGATGGCCAAGAGGTGTTTGTGGTGCTCGATGGTGTGGTGGAAATGTGGTTTAAGGTCGATGGCTTGCCGCAATCAACGCTGCTCGAAGTGGGGGATATCTTTTATGCCAGTGTCGGAACTGAACATGTTGCTCATCCGCAGGGAGAGGTGAGAATTCTGGTGATAGAAAAAGAGGGCAGTGTTTAG
- a CDS encoding MBL fold metallo-hydrolase has protein sequence MKKVITSTLVASALVFSTQTLATNLTLQQYKPSSDAIFPVTSTLVTGQKEAILFDAQFSSKDGQSLVDMIKKNHKTLTMIYITAGDPDYYFGLQPLVAAFPTVKIVSSPSIVEHIQKTKESKLAYWGPILADNAPTELYVPQPSAQTTISLEGHQIEVKDINTYQSFIWIPELKTVFGGVSLTSGMHVWTADTQTQQARSAWIESLEKMKSLKPTTVIPGHYQGDIPQKAEAIDFTIGYLKQFEAALSQANKQKTNKSEHVISIMKEAYPSLPGESDLELSSKVNTGEMAW, from the coding sequence ATGAAAAAAGTAATCACCTCGACATTGGTCGCCAGCGCCCTAGTTTTTTCAACTCAAACGTTGGCTACGAATTTGACATTACAACAATATAAACCAAGTTCTGATGCCATTTTCCCAGTCACCTCCACGCTTGTTACCGGACAAAAAGAGGCGATCTTGTTTGACGCACAGTTCAGTAGCAAAGATGGTCAATCACTAGTGGACATGATCAAGAAAAACCATAAAACGCTCACTATGATTTACATTACTGCTGGGGATCCTGATTACTATTTTGGCCTGCAACCATTAGTTGCCGCGTTTCCTACGGTTAAAATCGTTTCTAGTCCTTCCATCGTTGAACATATTCAGAAAACCAAAGAGTCAAAACTTGCCTATTGGGGACCAATTTTGGCGGATAATGCACCAACCGAACTCTATGTGCCCCAACCTTCTGCCCAAACCACAATCTCACTCGAGGGGCATCAGATTGAGGTAAAAGACATAAACACTTATCAATCTTTCATCTGGATTCCTGAGCTGAAAACAGTGTTTGGCGGCGTTTCGTTAACATCCGGTATGCATGTCTGGACAGCCGATACGCAAACTCAACAAGCTCGTAGTGCTTGGATTGAGTCATTAGAAAAAATGAAATCACTGAAACCAACAACCGTCATTCCTGGCCACTATCAAGGAGATATTCCTCAAAAAGCGGAAGCGATCGATTTTACAATTGGATACTTAAAGCAATTCGAAGCGGCACTGAGTCAGGCTAATAAACAAAAAACCAACAAATCGGAACACGTCATTTCAATCATGAAAGAGGCTTATCCATCTCTGCCCGGAGAGAGTGATTTGGAACTGAGCAGCAAGGTCAACACAGGCGAAATGGCGTGGTAA
- a CDS encoding pyridoxal phosphate-dependent aminotransferase gives MNAHLDISPLAQRLSESSIRTIANYGMTLPDVIPLWFGESDIPTPKFISEAAIASLNRDETRYTPNNGLPQLRTALADYSTRLFARPIADNNIVVTVSGTDALMLACQTCISHGDKVVVITPVFPTLFAIPELLGAEVVPFALEQKENRFELNLEALFAQAKDARAIIINSPNNPTGWMASQAEIHAIMAFAREHGVWVVSDEVYSRHCYEDETAPSFVREMQADDKLIICNSFSKAWCMTGWRLGWLTLPDNYTPTITKLIEFNVSCAPAFVQHGGLAAITQGEEFVNHTLDRFRQGRSLVQKYLGDIEGVTLYDMPATFYAFLKVRGLDDNSQPAILEMIEKYRVGVAPGEAFGSAGSGHLRICYGSHPDKLEKGLAGIREFLTEFVTRSLKV, from the coding sequence ATGAATGCACATCTCGACATCAGCCCTCTTGCTCAAAGACTTTCTGAGTCATCTATCCGCACGATCGCCAATTACGGTATGACCTTACCTGATGTCATTCCCCTGTGGTTTGGCGAATCGGATATTCCAACGCCCAAATTCATTTCTGAAGCCGCGATTGCGAGCTTAAACAGAGATGAAACTCGCTATACGCCCAATAACGGTTTACCACAATTGCGCACCGCATTAGCCGACTACTCAACTCGCCTATTCGCCCGTCCGATTGCCGACAATAATATTGTGGTGACGGTGTCAGGCACCGATGCGCTTATGCTTGCCTGCCAAACCTGTATCTCCCACGGAGATAAAGTCGTGGTGATAACCCCTGTATTTCCAACCTTGTTTGCCATTCCTGAACTGCTGGGCGCAGAGGTCGTGCCATTTGCGTTAGAACAAAAAGAGAACCGTTTCGAACTGAATCTTGAAGCGCTGTTTGCACAGGCGAAAGATGCACGGGCAATTATTATTAACAGCCCCAATAACCCAACGGGATGGATGGCTTCACAGGCAGAGATTCATGCGATTATGGCTTTCGCTCGTGAACATGGCGTTTGGGTTGTATCAGATGAAGTATACAGTCGTCACTGCTATGAAGATGAAACTGCGCCCTCTTTTGTTCGAGAGATGCAAGCAGACGATAAGCTGATTATCTGTAACAGTTTTTCCAAGGCGTGGTGTATGACTGGTTGGCGTCTTGGCTGGCTTACTCTTCCTGATAACTACACGCCGACCATTACCAAATTGATTGAATTTAACGTGTCCTGCGCACCCGCATTTGTACAACATGGTGGACTAGCGGCAATCACTCAGGGCGAAGAATTTGTTAACCACACGCTCGATCGTTTCCGTCAGGGCCGTTCATTAGTACAAAAATACCTTGGTGATATTGAAGGAGTCACCTTATACGACATGCCTGCAACCTTTTATGCCTTCTTAAAAGTGCGAGGCCTAGATGACAATAGCCAACCAGCCATCTTAGAAATGATTGAAAAATATCGGGTTGGCGTAGCGCCAGGTGAAGCCTTTGGTAGCGCAGGTTCAGGGCATTTACGTATCTGCTACGGCAGCCATCCCGACAAATTAGAAAAAGGGTTAGCGGGCATCCGCGAGTTTCTCACCGAGTTTGTAACTCGCTCCCTTAAAGTATGA
- a CDS encoding sugar porter family MFS transporter — MSVSQHYNLKYISMICGVAALGGLLFGYDTAVISGAINPIKHYFHLDSVGVGWAVSNVAIGCIIGAFASGSLAHKMGRKKALVIAALLFTISALGAALVDSFAWFIAYRMLGGLAVGLASAISPMYMSEVSPKEIRGRALSMQNFAIVGGQVVIFVVNFLIAQGASQQWLSSMGWRVMIGSEVIPCIAFCLFVLFIPESPRWLVAVNRQQEAFTILEKIGGTHYAQQTLANIEDSLVEDNQTKQKKSETKDLLHQRRFWLFAFLGCTVACIQQASGVNVMMYFAPVVLENVTGNTDVAMFLTIWIGVFQLIGTVIGSMLMDKIGRLPLLKLGSVGTVFGLLLTSYFMYYSHGLSGDAAITTGYYTLMGMLVFMLFFSLSWGLGAWIVISEIFPNRMRSVGMAFAISMMWISNFIIGLVFPILNENAWLTAHFHGAFPMWIFAGVMVLATLFIYRFLPETKGVQLENMEEHVMNYINSKSNTRSYEGKSKTRHEEKWHPSYAPSNRITQSHLVKGISHSSTRNNRLDKNRLGTTRFAKNRFSRNRVTTGE, encoded by the coding sequence ATGTCTGTTAGTCAACATTATAATTTAAAGTATATATCGATGATCTGCGGCGTTGCCGCACTGGGTGGATTACTGTTTGGTTATGACACGGCTGTCATTTCCGGCGCAATCAATCCTATCAAACACTACTTTCATCTCGATTCCGTTGGTGTCGGTTGGGCAGTATCCAACGTCGCCATCGGCTGTATCATCGGAGCATTTGCCTCAGGCTCATTAGCCCATAAAATGGGGCGTAAAAAGGCGCTCGTCATCGCCGCCCTCCTCTTTACCATTTCTGCATTAGGTGCAGCCTTAGTCGATTCCTTTGCATGGTTTATCGCCTATCGCATGCTGGGCGGATTAGCCGTTGGTCTTGCTTCTGCAATCTCCCCTATGTATATGAGTGAGGTTTCTCCTAAAGAGATTCGTGGCCGCGCATTAAGTATGCAAAATTTCGCCATTGTTGGTGGACAAGTGGTGATCTTTGTTGTCAACTTTTTAATCGCGCAAGGCGCATCACAACAATGGCTATCTTCGATGGGCTGGCGTGTCATGATTGGTTCTGAAGTGATCCCGTGCATCGCCTTTTGTCTATTTGTTCTGTTCATTCCTGAATCACCACGTTGGTTAGTGGCGGTAAATCGCCAGCAAGAAGCCTTTACGATTTTAGAAAAAATTGGTGGCACGCACTACGCGCAGCAAACCCTCGCGAACATTGAAGATTCTCTAGTCGAAGACAATCAAACCAAACAAAAGAAATCAGAAACCAAAGATTTACTGCATCAACGTCGATTTTGGTTATTCGCTTTCCTTGGCTGTACAGTCGCCTGTATACAGCAAGCCAGTGGTGTCAATGTGATGATGTATTTTGCACCAGTGGTTCTTGAAAATGTCACAGGTAATACTGATGTCGCGATGTTCTTAACAATTTGGATTGGCGTATTCCAACTCATAGGAACCGTTATTGGCTCAATGTTAATGGATAAAATAGGACGTTTACCACTGCTCAAACTAGGGTCTGTCGGGACAGTGTTTGGCTTATTACTGACCTCCTATTTTATGTATTACAGCCATGGGCTGAGCGGTGATGCTGCGATTACTACTGGCTATTACACGCTGATGGGGATGTTGGTATTCATGCTCTTTTTCTCTCTTTCATGGGGACTGGGAGCATGGATTGTGATCTCGGAAATATTCCCAAACCGTATGCGCTCAGTTGGTATGGCATTTGCCATTTCTATGATGTGGATTAGTAACTTTATCATTGGGTTAGTATTCCCGATCTTAAATGAAAATGCTTGGCTAACTGCCCATTTTCACGGCGCATTTCCAATGTGGATATTCGCTGGCGTAATGGTGTTAGCGACCCTCTTTATTTACCGTTTTCTACCAGAAACCAAAGGGGTTCAACTAGAAAATATGGAAGAGCATGTGATGAATTACATCAATAGCAAATCCAATACTCGTTCATACGAAGGTAAGTCTAAAACACGACATGAAGAAAAATGGCATCCAAGCTACGCACCTAGCAACCGAATCACGCAAAGTCACTTAGTCAAAGGCATCAGTCATAGCTCTACGCGGAATAATCGACTAGATAAAAACCGCCTCGGAACCACTCGCTTTGCAAAAAATCGTTTTTCTCGTAACCGTGTCACAACTGGAGAATAA
- a CDS encoding dTMP kinase, translating to MFIVIEGLDGCGKSTVSTALAKMLNAQLLTSPDKELKEVRKVTDMVFDNNVKARQMFYMASILKASEDAKELNLQGKPVVLDRYWLSTQVYHAWMSNGKQFKCREVELVLHQPTLTVYLDVPAAVRANRIKARNVCTDEDMNTLQHNANEKLRSLYFSMNKSLPVGNWLCVDACQSVDIILEKIMTELEILMSNKMYNKDDL from the coding sequence ATGTTTATTGTAATTGAAGGTCTAGATGGCTGTGGTAAATCAACTGTTTCAACTGCGCTCGCAAAAATGTTGAATGCACAACTTTTAACTTCTCCTGATAAAGAATTAAAGGAAGTGAGAAAAGTGACTGATATGGTTTTTGATAATAATGTTAAAGCTCGCCAGATGTTTTATATGGCTTCGATATTAAAGGCTTCGGAAGATGCTAAAGAGCTTAACTTACAAGGAAAGCCCGTCGTGTTGGACCGATACTGGTTATCAACACAGGTTTATCATGCATGGATGAGTAATGGTAAACAGTTTAAATGTCGTGAAGTTGAATTAGTTCTTCATCAACCAACGTTAACCGTCTATTTGGATGTTCCTGCTGCAGTACGAGCTAATCGTATTAAGGCAAGAAATGTGTGTACTGATGAAGATATGAATACGCTTCAACACAATGCTAATGAAAAGCTTAGATCTTTATATTTTTCTATGAATAAATCATTACCTGTCGGGAATTGGTTATGTGTTGATGCTTGCCAAAGTGTGGACATTATTTTGGAAAAAATTATGACTGAACTTGAAATTTTAATGAGTAATAAAATGTATAATAAGGACGATTTATAA
- a CDS encoding LysR family transcriptional regulator, with translation MDRLMALQVFSEIVEQGSLSGAADKLDMSRAKVSRYLAELESWMDARLLHRTTRRLSLTTIGENTLEIAHQLLGSVNLLNEIRNQNVEELKGQLRLTTSLSLVDSFLVDAVGKFVEQWPQTSIDILTTDDAVNLVESRIDLAIRITNDHEPNVIAKRIGECRSVVCASPDYIAKKGKPMDVQSLANFNCLTFAYYGRSAWVFDGPNGPESVTISGSVSSNLSEVLLAATLKGQGVSLQPLAVVKPLIESGQLVTLVPEWDPKKLGVYIVYANRKQITPLQRGFIDFLAQEMSSSEDW, from the coding sequence ATGGACAGACTGATGGCGTTGCAGGTGTTTTCTGAAATTGTTGAACAAGGGAGTCTAAGTGGCGCTGCTGACAAACTGGATATGTCACGTGCCAAAGTTTCACGCTATTTAGCTGAGCTGGAATCATGGATGGATGCTCGCTTATTGCATCGAACCACCCGACGCCTTAGTTTAACGACTATTGGGGAAAATACGTTGGAGATAGCGCATCAACTTTTAGGTTCAGTTAACTTACTAAACGAGATAAGAAACCAGAACGTTGAAGAGTTGAAAGGTCAACTCAGGCTGACCACCAGTTTGTCTCTGGTTGATAGTTTTCTTGTTGATGCGGTAGGTAAGTTTGTTGAACAATGGCCACAAACATCCATTGATATTCTGACCACGGACGATGCGGTCAACCTGGTCGAGTCACGTATTGATCTGGCGATTCGAATCACTAATGATCACGAACCGAATGTCATTGCAAAACGAATTGGTGAATGTCGTTCCGTGGTGTGTGCATCTCCTGATTATATCGCTAAAAAAGGCAAGCCTATGGATGTGCAATCACTGGCGAATTTTAACTGTTTAACCTTTGCTTACTATGGGCGTAGTGCCTGGGTTTTTGATGGCCCAAACGGACCTGAATCCGTCACAATATCAGGTTCTGTGAGCTCCAATTTATCTGAGGTGTTGTTGGCTGCGACGTTAAAAGGACAAGGAGTGAGTCTTCAGCCCTTAGCTGTCGTTAAGCCTTTGATTGAGTCGGGCCAATTAGTCACGTTGGTGCCAGAGTGGGACCCCAAAAAGTTAGGGGTGTATATCGTGTATGCGAATCGCAAACAAATTACCCCTCTTCAACGTGGATTTATTGATTTTCTTGCTCAAGAAATGTCCTCTTCAGAGGATTGGTAG
- a CDS encoding GNAT family N-acetyltransferase, whose protein sequence is MSDIIYRKATQQDFAIIAGIFATNMDLSVFTTVKDTEALYHFACLFIANDFMRSSFVEVAEHDGKLCGVVMGSTTMTHDKAVVFDHKALSTQAKAALQQTKNGQQVLRDLNTFKTSFDHTRDSDADSELLFFFVDKHYRRNNIGSKLIRSFEYHLTKLNANGYSLHTDTRCSYQYYENNGYQRVSTHNNIFNPEIEHYTYIKAINKR, encoded by the coding sequence ATGAGTGACATCATTTACCGCAAGGCAACTCAACAAGACTTTGCAATTATCGCTGGCATTTTTGCCACTAACATGGACCTTAGCGTCTTTACCACAGTCAAAGATACTGAGGCACTTTATCATTTTGCATGTTTATTTATCGCGAATGATTTTATGCGTAGTAGCTTTGTAGAGGTCGCCGAACACGATGGTAAACTTTGCGGTGTTGTCATGGGCTCAACGACGATGACTCATGATAAAGCCGTTGTATTTGACCACAAAGCCTTAAGCACACAGGCCAAGGCAGCGCTCCAACAAACAAAAAATGGCCAGCAAGTGCTTCGTGATTTAAACACTTTTAAAACATCGTTTGATCATACTAGAGATAGTGATGCAGATAGCGAACTCCTGTTCTTTTTTGTCGATAAACACTATCGACGCAACAACATAGGCTCGAAGTTGATTCGCTCCTTTGAGTATCACCTTACAAAACTGAATGCCAACGGTTATTCCCTGCACACAGATACCCGGTGCAGTTATCAATATTATGAAAATAACGGCTATCAGCGTGTTAGCACCCATAACAACATATTTAATCCAGAAATTGAGCACTACACCTATATCAAAGCTATAAACAAGCGTTAA
- the tyrS gene encoding tyrosine--tRNA ligase, translating to MTQELMSELQARGLIAQASDLAQLESLLTSGPQTLYCGFDPTADSLHIGHLVPLLMLKRFQNAGHHAIALIGGATGMIGDPSFKAVERQLNSEHTVAQWALDLTNQIKHLMDDKRQRPITVANNAEWLQEMDVITFFRHVGKHFSVNTMMNRESVKQRLQRPDQGISFTEFSYPLLQSFDFAQLNQRYGCRIQIGGNDQWGNIVSGIDLTRRQSGEQVFGITLPLITKSDGTKFGKTESGAVWLNPSKTSPYAFYQFWLSADDRDVYNFLRYYTFLSCEDIAEIEANDKSNRGKPLAQQILAEHVTRFVHGAQGLESAQRITQALFDGQVEQLTLAELEQLELDGLPCIESAEQPLPELLIESGLAQSKRIARELIAQHAIAVNGVKAENEVLPCFALFDRYWLVQRGKKHFVLIKRKAL from the coding sequence ACAAACCCTTTACTGCGGATTTGATCCCACAGCCGACAGTTTACACATAGGCCATTTAGTGCCTTTACTGATGTTAAAACGCTTTCAAAACGCTGGGCATCACGCCATCGCCCTAATCGGCGGTGCAACAGGAATGATTGGCGATCCCAGCTTTAAAGCCGTCGAACGACAACTCAATAGCGAACACACTGTCGCACAATGGGCGTTGGATTTAACCAACCAAATTAAGCACTTGATGGATGATAAGAGGCAGCGCCCCATCACTGTCGCCAATAATGCCGAATGGCTGCAAGAGATGGATGTCATTACGTTTTTTCGTCATGTAGGCAAACATTTTTCCGTCAATACCATGATGAATCGCGAATCGGTAAAACAGCGCTTACAGCGACCAGACCAAGGCATCTCCTTTACCGAATTTAGCTATCCGCTACTGCAATCGTTTGATTTTGCTCAGCTCAATCAACGTTATGGCTGCCGCATTCAAATTGGCGGTAATGACCAATGGGGCAACATCGTAAGTGGTATTGATTTAACAAGGCGTCAAAGTGGCGAGCAAGTATTTGGTATCACCTTACCCCTCATCACCAAATCCGACGGCACAAAATTTGGCAAAACAGAAAGCGGGGCGGTTTGGCTTAATCCAAGCAAAACGTCGCCCTACGCATTTTACCAATTCTGGTTATCTGCTGACGATCGCGATGTGTACAACTTCTTGCGCTACTACACCTTCTTAAGTTGCGAAGACATTGCCGAGATTGAAGCAAATGACAAAAGTAACCGTGGTAAGCCCCTCGCCCAACAAATATTGGCAGAGCATGTCACTCGTTTTGTGCATGGCGCTCAAGGATTAGAAAGCGCGCAGCGCATTACGCAAGCGCTTTTTGACGGACAGGTTGAGCAACTTACGTTAGCGGAACTGGAGCAATTAGAACTAGACGGTTTACCTTGCATTGAAAGTGCAGAGCAACCCTTGCCAGAACTGCTGATTGAAAGTGGTCTTGCTCAATCAAAACGCATCGCTCGCGAGTTGATCGCTCAACATGCCATCGCCGTCAACGGCGTTAAAGCCGAAAATGAAGTGCTGCCCTGTTTTGCCCTATTTGACCGCTACTGGTTAGTGCAACGTGGTAAAAAGCATTTTGTGTTGATTAAGCGAAAAGCTCTGTAA
- a CDS encoding viperin family antiviral radical SAM protein: MSHVNQLVINYHITEKCNYDCHYCYAKWAKPNELHRDLHQMKAVLAKLADYFLGSNPIRAQLKYGSVRLNFAGGEPVLLKERFIEALDYAKELGFETSLITNGHLLTDDFISNHGSKFQMLGISYDAISENVQKQVGRVTRTGAILTAERLQNIFQQMRQFAPNTELKINTVVNQYNTEENLTALMEVLLPNKWKVLRVLPVFKSIAAITDEQFSAFVERHRSANSFMSVENNDSMTGSYLMISPDGSFFQNGDQFGGYIKSRSLVTTPIGIALAETGFDPVKFANRY; encoded by the coding sequence ATGTCTCATGTAAATCAACTAGTTATCAACTATCACATCACTGAAAAGTGTAATTACGATTGCCATTATTGTTATGCCAAGTGGGCAAAGCCGAATGAGCTACATCGTGATCTTCACCAAATGAAAGCAGTACTCGCCAAATTGGCAGACTATTTTCTTGGATCAAACCCAATTCGAGCTCAATTGAAATATGGGAGCGTGCGACTCAACTTTGCTGGTGGAGAGCCTGTACTGTTGAAAGAGCGCTTTATTGAAGCTTTGGACTATGCGAAAGAGTTGGGATTTGAAACTTCTCTTATCACTAATGGTCATCTCTTAACCGATGATTTTATCTCAAATCATGGCTCCAAATTTCAAATGCTGGGCATTAGCTACGATGCGATAAGTGAAAACGTACAGAAGCAAGTCGGCAGGGTGACGAGAACAGGAGCAATACTCACAGCAGAAAGGTTGCAAAATATCTTTCAACAAATGAGGCAATTTGCACCTAATACCGAATTGAAAATTAATACCGTAGTGAACCAATATAATACAGAGGAAAACCTTACTGCGTTGATGGAAGTACTTTTACCGAATAAGTGGAAGGTACTGCGTGTATTACCGGTATTTAAATCAATAGCTGCCATCACTGATGAACAGTTTTCAGCATTTGTTGAGCGTCATAGATCAGCTAATAGTTTTATGTCGGTTGAAAATAACGACTCAATGACTGGCTCTTATCTGATGATCAGTCCAGATGGTTCATTTTTCCAAAATGGGGATCAATTCGGTGGATATATAAAAAGTAGGTCACTAGTTACAACGCCAATTGGCATTGCTCTAGCTGAAACCGGCTTTGACCCAGTGAAATTTGCAAATCGATACTAA